A stretch of the uncultured Hyphomonas sp. genome encodes the following:
- a CDS encoding TonB-dependent receptor → MSLTFLLAAAALATDPEDAPARLDPVVTTATAGQAPLSDIPMSVSVISGDALGLASAYLGAEDMTDLLTGVEAAVANGTQVAFQIRGIGAVDHQALTPGAASVYSDGVLLATNVQTGLMLYDLAGVEVLKGPQGTLFGRNASSGAISFLTARPEPGQSRYIRAGYGNLERTDVEGAYGETLGGFSYRLAGRYLSRDAALENTGGPEAAGGVRDEFGLRLGLGWDSVFGGSLLVRSHYEEDNGINAAPRNDSLELRDHEISVGSDGIQDTDNEFYGTSAEYVRDIGDWTLTSLTAFEGFNQEYGFDFDGAVALFGNPLFSANLSYDRDFRQYSQEFRLKTERGAGSTLFGLYAAKEDFSQTYTIWCGELDLDTLIGTCPYVGAASRAGPTPVSDGTAMTLVTDIRQERTVLAAFTYNEFALSDRLTATIGARITQENIEGAGAGRHVFDDGTIGYNNVGGLGLAAGSNKIDDTQLTGNLALAYDTGAGTAYVSIVNSYKSGGFNGEVQNNVTHFADEGLFDAETVTAYEAGFKARPSARLAWNAALFWQDYDAPQARIFVNFELPGGGSITSNSLSNLDAAAVYGLDADFSWQATEALSVTGGLTLLDTEIDQTSDIGGNAGTFDGNPLPFAPETSATLGGRYDFTLAPEVTAHVSLHAKYRSRYYLDPEGLEVRSQDGFTTVQAEAGVRLEERGIDVTVWGRNLTDEDYALSGYGFIGYDTFRSDPRIYGIRVGYSF, encoded by the coding sequence ATGTCCCTGACTTTCCTGCTCGCCGCTGCAGCACTTGCAACAGACCCGGAAGATGCACCGGCCCGGCTGGACCCGGTGGTCACAACAGCAACCGCCGGCCAGGCACCACTCAGCGACATTCCGATGTCCGTCAGCGTCATCAGTGGAGACGCACTTGGCCTCGCCTCCGCCTATCTTGGCGCAGAGGATATGACGGACCTCCTGACAGGCGTCGAAGCGGCCGTTGCAAACGGCACGCAGGTTGCCTTCCAGATCCGCGGGATCGGCGCGGTAGACCATCAGGCCCTGACGCCCGGCGCGGCGTCCGTATACTCCGACGGCGTCCTGCTGGCGACGAATGTGCAGACCGGCCTCATGCTCTACGATCTGGCGGGCGTGGAAGTGCTGAAAGGCCCGCAAGGCACGTTGTTCGGTCGCAATGCCTCATCCGGCGCGATCAGCTTCCTTACCGCCCGGCCGGAACCCGGCCAGTCGCGCTACATCCGCGCCGGTTATGGCAACCTCGAACGCACCGATGTAGAGGGCGCCTATGGCGAAACCCTTGGCGGCTTCAGCTACCGCCTTGCCGGGCGGTACCTCTCCCGCGATGCCGCACTCGAAAATACCGGCGGGCCGGAAGCTGCCGGCGGCGTGCGTGACGAGTTTGGCCTGCGCCTCGGCCTTGGCTGGGACAGCGTTTTCGGCGGCAGCCTGCTCGTCCGCTCGCACTACGAAGAAGACAATGGCATCAATGCCGCACCGCGCAATGACTCGCTGGAACTGCGCGACCATGAGATCTCCGTCGGCAGCGACGGCATTCAGGACACGGACAACGAATTCTACGGCACCTCCGCCGAATACGTGCGGGATATCGGCGACTGGACGCTGACCTCTCTGACGGCGTTTGAAGGCTTCAATCAGGAATACGGGTTCGATTTCGATGGTGCGGTGGCACTTTTCGGCAATCCCCTGTTCAGCGCGAACCTCTCTTATGACCGCGACTTCCGGCAATATTCTCAGGAATTCCGCCTGAAGACGGAACGGGGTGCAGGTTCCACCCTGTTCGGCCTGTATGCGGCCAAGGAGGATTTCAGCCAGACCTACACGATCTGGTGCGGTGAGTTGGACCTGGACACGCTGATCGGCACCTGCCCCTATGTCGGCGCCGCCAGCCGCGCAGGCCCCACGCCAGTCTCCGACGGCACCGCCATGACGCTGGTAACGGATATCCGTCAGGAACGCACGGTCCTCGCAGCCTTTACTTATAATGAGTTCGCCCTGTCTGACCGGCTCACCGCAACAATTGGGGCACGGATCACGCAAGAGAACATCGAAGGCGCGGGCGCAGGTCGGCATGTCTTCGATGACGGCACCATCGGTTACAACAATGTCGGCGGTCTGGGTCTCGCTGCCGGGTCGAACAAGATTGACGACACGCAGCTGACCGGCAACCTCGCACTCGCCTATGACACAGGCGCCGGCACGGCTTATGTCTCGATCGTGAACAGCTACAAGTCCGGCGGTTTCAATGGCGAGGTGCAGAACAATGTAACGCACTTCGCAGACGAAGGCCTGTTCGATGCCGAAACCGTCACGGCCTATGAAGCAGGCTTCAAGGCGCGGCCCTCCGCACGTCTCGCCTGGAACGCCGCGCTGTTCTGGCAAGACTATGACGCCCCGCAGGCACGTATCTTTGTGAACTTCGAACTGCCCGGCGGCGGCAGCATCACGTCCAACTCCCTGTCGAACCTCGATGCCGCGGCCGTCTACGGACTCGATGCAGATTTCAGCTGGCAGGCGACGGAGGCGCTGTCCGTAACAGGCGGCCTCACCCTGCTCGACACCGAAATCGACCAGACGTCAGACATTGGTGGCAATGCCGGAACTTTCGATGGCAATCCCCTGCCCTTCGCGCCTGAGACGTCAGCCACGCTTGGCGGACGATACGATTTCACGCTGGCTCCCGAAGTCACGGCGCACGTCTCGCTCCACGCCAAATACCGCAGCCGGTATTATCTGGACCCGGAAGGCCTGGAAGTGCGCTCGCAGGATGGCTTCACGACGGTACAGGCCGAAGCGGGTGTCCGGCTGGAGGAGCGCGGCATCGACGTGACGGTCTGGGGCCGCAACCTGACGGACGAGGACTACGCCCTCTCCGGCTATGGCTTCATCGGCTATGACACGTTCCGCTCGGACCCGCGCATCTATGGCATCCGGGTCGGCTACAGCTTCTAG
- a CDS encoding SCO family protein has translation MTRLRLSAALMAALLTACGPAKPDGPSAGGASAGCMSRAYPNIGGPISLVNQAGEQVTEEAYKGHPTLIYFGFTYCPDVCPMTLVTVKRAYDRLPEGVSPPQTLLISIDPERDTPEQLALYVSTSAFPDNLQGLTGTTEEVRAAADAFLADYSRIEQTDSASEYSMDHTSLLYLMDEDWQLKTFFTHEDTDETIATCLTEILQ, from the coding sequence ATGACCAGACTTCGCCTGTCCGCCGCCTTGATGGCTGCGCTGCTCACCGCCTGCGGTCCCGCAAAGCCAGACGGTCCGTCTGCAGGCGGCGCGTCTGCCGGCTGCATGTCCCGCGCCTATCCGAACATCGGTGGCCCGATCTCGCTGGTGAACCAGGCCGGCGAACAGGTGACGGAGGAGGCCTATAAGGGCCATCCGACGCTGATCTATTTCGGCTTCACCTATTGCCCTGATGTTTGCCCGATGACGCTGGTGACCGTGAAACGGGCCTATGACCGCCTGCCGGAAGGTGTGAGCCCGCCGCAGACGCTGCTGATCTCCATCGATCCGGAACGGGATACGCCGGAACAGCTGGCGCTATATGTGTCGACCAGTGCCTTCCCGGACAATCTTCAGGGCCTGACCGGAACAACTGAAGAAGTTCGTGCCGCAGCCGACGCGTTCCTTGCGGACTATTCCCGGATCGAACAAACAGACAGCGCCAGCGAATATTCGATGGATCACACATCGCTGCTGTATCTGATGGATGAAGACTGGCAGCTGAAAACCTTCTTCACCCACGAAGATACGGACGAGACGATCGCGACCTGCCTGACGGAAATTCTGCAATAG
- a CDS encoding ActR/PrrA/RegA family redox response regulator transcription factor: MERPVNINLHESLEGIEDRSCLVMDDDGPFVQRLARALAQRGFIVSAVTNVAEGKDIARLNPPAFAVLDLRLEDGSGLDVVEVLQKSRPEARAVILTGYGAIATAVAAVKAGAVDYLSKPADVEDIIRALTATADEKPAPPENPMSADRVRWEHIQRVYELCNHNVSETARRLNMHRRTLQRILAKRAPR, from the coding sequence ATGGAACGGCCAGTAAATATCAATCTTCATGAGAGCCTGGAGGGTATCGAAGATCGCTCCTGTCTGGTCATGGATGATGATGGTCCGTTCGTGCAGCGTCTCGCCCGGGCCCTTGCCCAGCGTGGATTCATTGTATCCGCTGTAACGAATGTTGCAGAAGGCAAGGATATTGCCCGCCTCAATCCGCCCGCTTTTGCCGTGCTGGACCTGCGCCTTGAAGATGGCAGCGGACTGGACGTTGTGGAAGTCCTGCAGAAGAGCCGTCCGGAAGCCCGCGCCGTGATCCTGACCGGCTATGGCGCCATCGCAACGGCGGTCGCCGCCGTGAAGGCAGGCGCCGTGGATTACCTCTCCAAACCAGCCGATGTGGAAGACATCATCCGCGCACTCACAGCCACGGCTGACGAGAAACCGGCCCCGCCGGAAAACCCGATGTCTGCCGACCGGGTACGCTGGGAACACATCCAGCGCGTGTACGAGCTTTGCAATCACAATGTCTCGGAAACGGCCCGCCGCCTGAACATGCACCGGCGCACGCTTCAGCGAATTCTCGCCAAGCGCGCGCCGCGCTGA
- a CDS encoding ActS/PrrB/RegB family redox-sensitive histidine kinase, which yields MSDLSRQDVNRADRLGFDDAIFTLAPEGLGSAQSALGRTRLRTFITLRWLAVAGQTAAVLFVAFVLRSDLPLAACLAIIAASAWLNVFLSFAFQSQRLTRGWEASLQLAFDTVQLAALVAVTGGLSNPFLLLLVAPVTVAALSLSPKRAVMIALLALALAAIMPLISLPLPWINGAMVELPPLFHLGQFAALAVGVVFFAVSAGRVSQDEAKLVRALDAASIVMAREQKLSAIGAMSAMTTHELGTPLATIHLVAKELLAETPEDDPKFEDLTLLAEQADRCRNILATIREAREATDIVHARVTLDALVAEAAAPFKGLGVAVEVVVRPSEDETDSRPPILNRSPEILHAISAFVENAVSFADSRVTAQASWTADQIMISISDDGPGFSQEVLPKLGEPYVSERSEAHLGGGDMGLGFFIAKTLIERTGGRIATRNRTPPRSGAIVQALWPRAALEASALD from the coding sequence ATGAGTGATCTGTCCCGTCAGGATGTGAACCGTGCCGACCGGCTCGGATTCGATGATGCCATCTTCACCCTTGCCCCGGAAGGGCTGGGGTCAGCCCAGTCCGCCCTCGGCCGGACCCGTTTGCGAACCTTCATCACGCTGCGCTGGCTGGCCGTGGCCGGACAGACAGCTGCCGTGCTGTTCGTGGCCTTCGTCCTTCGATCCGACCTGCCGCTGGCAGCGTGCCTCGCGATCATTGCGGCATCGGCATGGCTGAACGTATTCCTGTCATTCGCCTTCCAGAGCCAGCGCCTGACGCGCGGCTGGGAAGCCTCGCTCCAGCTCGCCTTCGACACGGTGCAACTGGCCGCGCTCGTGGCTGTGACGGGCGGCTTGTCGAACCCCTTCCTGCTGCTGCTGGTCGCGCCCGTCACGGTGGCGGCGCTCAGCCTGTCACCGAAACGGGCCGTGATGATCGCCCTCCTGGCGCTCGCACTCGCCGCGATCATGCCCCTGATTTCCCTGCCCCTTCCCTGGATCAACGGCGCCATGGTGGAACTGCCGCCGCTGTTCCACCTCGGCCAGTTCGCGGCCCTTGCCGTGGGTGTCGTATTCTTCGCCGTCTCTGCCGGACGCGTCAGCCAGGATGAAGCGAAACTGGTCCGCGCGCTCGACGCCGCCAGCATCGTCATGGCGCGCGAACAGAAACTGTCTGCCATCGGCGCAATGTCGGCCATGACAACGCATGAGCTCGGTACGCCACTGGCCACCATTCACCTCGTCGCCAAGGAATTGCTGGCCGAAACGCCAGAAGACGATCCGAAATTTGAGGACCTGACCCTGCTGGCAGAACAGGCAGACCGGTGCCGAAACATCCTCGCCACCATCCGCGAGGCGCGCGAAGCCACCGATATCGTCCATGCCCGCGTGACGCTCGACGCGCTGGTTGCGGAGGCCGCAGCACCTTTCAAGGGCCTCGGTGTGGCGGTGGAAGTCGTCGTCCGGCCCAGCGAGGACGAAACAGATTCCCGCCCGCCGATCCTGAACCGCAGCCCCGAGATCCTGCACGCCATCAGCGCCTTCGTTGAGAACGCCGTCAGCTTCGCGGATTCCCGGGTGACGGCCCAGGCGAGCTGGACGGCCGACCAGATCATGATCTCCATCAGCGATGACGGGCCGGGCTTTTCGCAGGAAGTGCTGCCGAAACTGGGGGAACCCTATGTCTCGGAACGAAGCGAAGCACATCTTGGCGGCGGAGACATGGGTCTTGGCTTCTTTATTGCAAAAACCCTGATCGAAAGAACCGGCGGCCGGATCGCCACCAGGAACCGCACACCACCCCGGTCCGGGGCCATCGTTCAGGCTCTCTGGCCACGTGCAGCTCTTGAAGCATCCGCGTTGGATTAA
- a CDS encoding amidohydrolase codes for MNWKLRACAASLIALGTAGLASADSDLRAAIDKDYKENLGPLFQYFHQNPELSFLETETAKRLASELRALGYDVTEGVGGTGVVAVLKNGNGPTVLMRADMDGLPLKEDSGVANPSTVTQVDIDGIEKPVMHACGHDVHITSLVGAARQMAARKDSWSGTLVLVGQPAEERIGGARAMMQDGLYERFPKPDYAIAFHVGADLETGKIQVPLEQVASSSDSVDIIVHGVGAHGAYPHMGIDPVLVASQIVVSLQSVVSRSIAPLEPGVITVGAIHGGFKHNIIGDKVEMQITVRSDDPDVREDLLDGIDRVARGVAISMNVPEDLMPEVIRSATETTPPTINDPATAQRLRDAFAARISGGVLVDPPRDGMGAEDFAYFVTPESGVKGVYFSVGGTPADELENAASHHSPFFRITPEPAVELGTEAMVIGAMTLMPVTD; via the coding sequence ATGAACTGGAAACTTCGGGCCTGCGCCGCCTCTCTGATCGCACTCGGGACAGCAGGTTTGGCCTCGGCTGACAGCGATCTCCGTGCGGCGATCGACAAGGACTACAAGGAAAATCTCGGGCCGCTTTTCCAGTATTTCCACCAGAATCCGGAACTCTCATTCCTGGAGACGGAGACGGCCAAACGGCTCGCGTCAGAGCTGCGGGCCCTTGGCTATGATGTCACCGAGGGTGTCGGGGGCACCGGTGTTGTTGCCGTGCTCAAGAATGGAAATGGTCCGACGGTCCTGATGCGTGCCGACATGGACGGTTTGCCGCTGAAAGAGGATAGCGGCGTCGCCAATCCGTCGACCGTCACGCAGGTCGATATCGACGGTATCGAAAAGCCGGTCATGCATGCCTGTGGGCACGATGTGCACATCACTTCGCTGGTCGGTGCCGCGCGCCAGATGGCTGCCCGCAAGGATTCCTGGTCTGGTACGCTGGTGCTGGTCGGCCAGCCTGCGGAGGAACGGATCGGCGGGGCACGGGCCATGATGCAGGATGGGCTCTATGAGCGTTTCCCGAAGCCGGACTATGCCATTGCCTTCCATGTCGGCGCGGATCTTGAGACCGGCAAGATCCAGGTGCCGCTGGAACAGGTCGCGTCCAGTTCGGACAGTGTGGATATCATCGTGCATGGCGTTGGGGCGCATGGCGCTTACCCGCATATGGGGATCGATCCGGTTCTGGTCGCTTCGCAGATCGTTGTCTCGCTTCAGTCGGTTGTTTCGCGATCCATCGCACCACTGGAACCGGGTGTGATCACGGTCGGCGCCATCCATGGCGGGTTCAAGCACAATATCATTGGCGACAAGGTCGAGATGCAGATCACCGTCCGCTCCGATGATCCGGATGTGCGGGAAGACCTTCTGGATGGAATTGACCGTGTGGCCCGCGGCGTGGCGATCTCCATGAATGTTCCGGAAGACCTGATGCCGGAAGTAATACGGTCCGCAACGGAAACGACCCCGCCAACCATCAATGACCCAGCGACGGCCCAACGCCTGCGCGATGCGTTCGCCGCGCGTATTTCTGGCGGCGTACTGGTCGATCCGCCGCGCGACGGGATGGGCGCGGAAGACTTCGCCTATTTCGTCACACCGGAGTCAGGCGTGAAGGGGGTCTACTTCAGTGTTGGCGGTACGCCGGCGGACGAGCTGGAAAATGCCGCGTCCCACCATTCGCCCTTCTTCAGGATCACGCCGGAACCCGCTGTGGAACTGGGCACGGAAGCCATGGTCATCGGGGCGATGACCCTGATGCCTGTGACGGACTAA